The following nucleotide sequence is from Solanum dulcamara chromosome 7, daSolDulc1.2, whole genome shotgun sequence.
ttttattaagaaaacgtaatcaaagtttgttatactcgccgtttatgttgatgataaatctcattggaacccttGAAGAGGTCAAAAAaggattgaatatctaaagaaagaatttgagatgaaaaatcttagaaagacaaaactttgtctgggtctgcaaattgaacatttagcagacggggtctttgtccaccaatctgcctacactaagaaaatcttaaaactattttacatgaacaaagcacatccattaagtactccaatggttttTCGATcatttgaagtggaaaaagatctatTCGACCTTCTaaagaggatgaagaacttcttggtcctgaagtaccatgtctcagtgctattggtgcacttatgtatcttgctaacgtaATCatacctgatataacattttctgttaatttgctcaCAAGATATAGTTCATCCTCAATGCGAAGGCATTGAAACggtatcaaatatattttgcgatacctaaaaggtactattgatatgagtttgttttatactaacaaaggttgtgcagaccttattggttatgcaaatGCAGGtaatttatcagacccacataaaacTCGATCTCAAATAGgttatctatttacacacggaggaactgctgtatcatgacgatctacaaagcagtctattgttgctacatcttcaaatcatgctgaaataatagcaattcatgaagcaaataGAGAATGTGTGAGGTTGAAATCGAtaatacagttcatcaaagaaagatgtgacctggaaaatgatgtcaaagtaccacagttatattcgaagacaatgctgcgtgtatagctcaattgaaatgtggcttcataaaaggagacagagcgaaacatatttcaccaaaattatttttcacacatgatctccagaagaatggtgatattgatgtacaacaagttcgttcatgtgataatcttgcaaatttattcacaaagacattatcaacatcaacttttgagaagctaagatataagattggaatgcgttgtctccaaaatatcaaataaagtttTCATCAGGCGGAGTAAAATatgcgctgcactcttttttccttaaccaaggttttgtcccactggattttcctagtaaggtttttaatgagccAGCACTCAAGGTGTATTAcgagatgtgtgtactcttttctcttcattaggctttttcccattgagtttttcctaataaggttttaacgagacagAAGATATATGGGTGTTCAGGATAACTATATATAGTTTTCCGTTCactagaattattttttttcatggacatctaagagagagtgttgaaaaataattgtGGATGTCCCTTTCAATTCTATTCTACTTTTCCCCAACCCACATTCTTTTGTCTTTCTAACTATGACTATAAATATGTCATATTCTGCAAtgtaaaacacacacacacgaAAGAATACAAACACAAATATTTCTCTTCTGCTTCTTTGTTTTAGTAatctctctttcttattttactaaattaatttattttataacaataattacAAAAAGACAAAAAGCCATGTAGGATCACATTCTAATTTCACGTGATGCGTATTCTGTAATAGTACCCAAAAGAAGGTCCCACTCCGATAGAGAcgcgttttttttttctttttcggaaAGAGAAATTTTCATTGCATCCAATTTATCTCAATTTACTATAAATTGCCTTAATCGGAATGccatttttcttaatattaaaaTAGAAGAATCTCAGCAAATACAGAAACTCAATTGGTGCTCGAATTTTCTAATCTGTAAGTTTGAGTATTTCCTTTTTGCAGATTTGTTTTTTCTCATTAGTTTCCATTATTTCTTGTTATTGGATTAAGATTTGAGTGGAATTTATTTTAGCAATCTTTGAAGTATATTCAACCCTTGTTATTAATGCAGATCCTTAATTGACCTTCCATTTAGTAATGCGATCTTCTTGTTTTATAATAAAGGAAGCAGAATCGAGTTATTCATGTTTCTGATTTGCTGATTTGTGTTGTTAAAACTTTGAGGCATCTTTTTCTGTTAACAAATTGGGGTTTTATCTTAGTTTAATGAAATGGAGACATATCTGCATGTgttttgcatatatatattttttgggggAAGGCAACATAAAGTTGTATATAATTCACGGATTAGAGCCATAAAAACAACCATTAATACTGAGTTAGGTTAACCTTTTTTTGTTCTGcatattttcttaatttaatgACTACTTTTTTATAGGGTTCACGTTAGTCTTGTCCCATTAATGGTTAAGATTTTGTTTTGATATGCCAACACTTTCTAGAACTCAAAAGCACACCCCTAAGATCCTGATTGTGATCAACACTTGGTAAATAAGAAAATTTTGGTCTTTGAAATTTGATGTCGTtaaacaaataagaaaaaaatagttaCTTTTAGGATGTGTAATGAGATTAGGAAACATATGTAATAACAATTTACAAAATCATTATGAAGATAGCAATGACTATTGAAACAATGTAAAAGGGAAGTTCTTTTTACTTCCGGTGGTGTTTCTTTTTAAGTGGAGATTTTAGCCTATACTTTGCAAGCTTATAGTCACTTTGGGATCTTGCATTGGTCACTTTGGGCATTTGATTTGTGTAGTTGCTTCATCAAGCATCTTCTTTATCtaccttttttttcctccccattttggaggatttatagtgtttccacaTTTCCTCTCCAGCgtgactcgaacccaggacCTTCCGATCGTGGGTAGAGGTGCTTACCAGCTGAACAACCTCACTTGTCCTTTCTACTTTATATTTAGGATctggggaaaagaaaaattgaaacaacaacatactaaGTGTAATcgcacaagtggggtctggggaggatggTCTGCACAGAGACCTTATCCTACCTTGTTGAAGGTAGAGGGAAGGAAAATTGAAAGAATGGATTATTTTACAATGTGCGTCATGATTATGTTTAGAATGGCAAATGCTTCCTAATCTGAACCAGCCTGCACATTCAATATTTCTGCCCACGCAAATCCTATATGAACATTGCTGCCTACCTTTGTTATAATTTAGGATGGCAAATGCTTCCTAATCTGAACCAGCCTGCACATTCAATATTTCTGCCCACGCAAATCCTATATGAACATTGCTGCCTCCCTTTGTTATAATTTAGGAGATGAAATGACATAGTTTACGCTGAATTCTTTATTGTTGAAAATAATGTAATCAGTACATTCGAGATTTTGCTTTTAATAAGTCATTCTACAGTACACAGGAAAGGCGTCTGCATTGGAGATTTTGATTGTTATATTGTGCTTCGCTTTCTGTGAGGATGCTTAAGATTCCTCCCCACCAAGTTGCAGGACACCAAGCCGGCAACGGAAAGCTTGGTCCCCTTGTGGATGAATCAGGACGTTTCTACAAGCCTCTCCAAGGCGATGAACGAGGGTCCAATGAGCTCAAATTCTACACATCATTCTCTTCCGACACTCGGGTTCCAGAACACATCTCCAAATTCTTCCCTACCTTTTATGGCACTCAGCACATAGAGGCATCCGATGGATCCGGCTTGAAACCCCACTTAGTTTTACAGGATGTCTCTGTTGGTCGATTCAATCCATCAATTGTGGATATTAAAATGGGTTCAAGAACCTGGGCGCCAGAAGCATCTGAGGAGTACATCCAGAAGTGCTTGAAAAAGGATAGAGAGACATCGAGCCTTCCTTTAGGATTCAGGTTATCAGGGATACAAATCTATGGAAACAAAGAATCAGGTTACTGGAAACCTGAAAGAACCTCTATGCAGAATCTTCCTGCAGAGGAAGTCAAGTTAATCCTGAAAAAGTTTGTTTCTTCTAACACGTCGACTGACATGGACTTGCACCCAGACTGTGCTTTTGCAGCAACTGTTTATGGCGGTTCTACTGGCATTTTATCACAGCTACTGGAGATGAAAGCGTGGTTTGAGGATCAAACCATGTACCATTTTTATTCTTGCTCAATTCTGATAATGTTTGAAAAGGGACTTGCATTGGAAGGACAGAATCCAGGTGGACAAATCAAGTTAATTGATTTTGCTCATGTTATTGAAGGAAGAGGTGTTATTGATCATAACTTCTTGGGGGGTCTCTGCTCTTTGATTAAGTTCATATCTGAAATTCTTACTGCTCCAAATGAGCACAAGAGCCTTGTTTCCTCCGATAATGGTGTCAAGTCTGTCAACTAAGCTTGTTCCAAGTTGCAACTTTTTtgtatgaaattttattttgggaTTGCTATTACCCCAATTATTAATCTCTATGCACCCAGGATGACAATTAAACTTATTAACAAAATAAGATATCCTGAACTTCCTTTTTGTACTACTTAATACATAAATGTACCCTTTAATTTGACCTCAATTATCATCTATGTTTTCTGACTTTAGGTATGTACAAGTAGGTACTTAgatttatataaaattgaaaaaataaacacATTAATTCTACGTGGCATCCTACATAACAATTTTGTATCCTATGTAGCGTTCTACGTGTATTATGCCACTTCGGATATGTGTGTtcacttgttcaattttatacaaatttacgTGTCTACTTATACACACCCATAGTTAAAGAGCATAGTTACCAGATGAAATCAAGTTTAAaagtatatttatgtattacg
It contains:
- the LOC129896262 gene encoding inositol polyphosphate multikinase alpha-like — translated: MLKIPPHQVAGHQAGNGKLGPLVDESGRFYKPLQGDERGSNELKFYTSFSSDTRVPEHISKFFPTFYGTQHIEASDGSGLKPHLVLQDVSVGRFNPSIVDIKMGSRTWAPEASEEYIQKCLKKDRETSSLPLGFRLSGIQIYGNKESGYWKPERTSMQNLPAEEVKLILKKFVSSNTSTDMDLHPDCAFAATVYGGSTGILSQLLEMKAWFEDQTMYHFYSCSILIMFEKGLALEGQNPGGQIKLIDFAHVIEGRGVIDHNFLGGLCSLIKFISEILTAPNEHKSLVSSDNGVKSVN